AACGCTATCGTAATTCAATTTACGAAGCTCAGTCGAAAGTTTTCTTAAATGCGACTCAGTACTTAATCTCAGGGAATAGAGACCTTGCTATTAAGGAATTCTTAAGTGCTGTTGATATTAATCGTGAAACTATTGATACTTATTTTGCTCTTGGAGGTCTTTTTAGATCGAATGGAGAAATTGATAAGGCGATCTCAATTCATCGAAGTCTTATCGCTAGAGAAAGTATTTCAGAAGCACATCGTCTTAGAGCATTAACTGAGCTAGCTGTAGACTTTGACCGTGGTGGGTTTATCGATAAGGCCATCGAAACTTATAAAGATGTATTAAAAATCAATAGAGATCAGTATCAAGTTATTCAGGCACTTTGTCGTATTTATGAAGATACTGGAGACTGGGATCAGGCATATAACTACCGTATTATGCTTTCTAAAGTTGGACATGAGAATCAATCAGAAACAATTTCTCACATCCTTGTTCAAAAGGCGAAATGGAATTTTGAACTTGGTGAGATTGCAAAGTGTGAAGAGGATCTAGAAGATGCTTTTAGATTTGCACCGAGTGTTTCAGCAAAAATTTTAAAGCTTAGAGTTCTTCTACATGAAGGAAATATCGATGAAGCAAAGTTCTATCTTTTGGAGCTTTTAAAAGAGCAGCCTATGTATGCTTCATTCGCATTCGAATCACTTGAGGAAGGGTTTAAAGGTGAAGATTCAGTAAAAGAGAAGTACTTTCAAAGACTCAATATTCTTACTGATTATTTCTTAGGATTGAATGATGCTGATTTAACTTCTTCAGAATCGGTTATCTTAACAAAAGTAAGGCTTTATAAGAGAATGAATAGAGTGGAGGAAGCTTACAATGTTCTTCATTCTTGGATTCAAAACCATAAGGCCCAATCAGAAGTTTTGAAATCAGAGTTTATAAAAATTTTAATTGATCTTAAAAAGAATGATGAAGCTGTAGTTCAAGTTAAAGAGATGCTAAATAATATGCATCAGACTTTGACAAAACACTATTGCAAAGAGTGTGGATTTAACTCCGATGATATCTTTTGGCGTTGTCCACAATGCCATGAGTGGGAAACTATCCAATTTAGATGGAAGGTGTGATTTAGATGAAAAAAGTTCTGGCAATGATGACATTCATTTCGCTCATCAGTACAGTGAGTGCATCGTCTAAAACGATGTTCTTAAATACTCCATATGGACAAATTCACCAGAATGCATCTCGGGTATCAAGAATTATTACTACATTTGAATGCGGTCAACCATTAAAGCTAGTTCGCACAGAAGAACAATTCTCCTTCGTTACCTATGCTAACTATGAAGGATATATCTTCTCAAAGCACTTAGTATCTGAGAAACCTAAAGACTGCTATCAAGATAAGTATAGAAAATTTTTCGAAGAGTTAAATCTTGGGATTTCTGACATGCACTACTGGGCTAAGCTTCAAGATCTTATCGTCGAAGGGAGTTCAATGCCATGAAGATGTTAGTACTGTCTCTCTTTACTATATTTTGTTTTGCTGACGAGTTGCCAATTCAAAATGACTTCGTAAATTTTAATAATATAAAAACTATTTTAAAAAAAGATGGTTTAGAAAAAATTGTAGAAAAAAAGAAAGTAGAAAAGCAAAAAGCAGACAAGCAGAAAGAAGATAAACTAAGGTCTATGTACAATACTCCAAATGACGAAGACTTCTGGAGTATCATGATGCAGTACTGGCTTGTGAAAAATGCTTCTATTTTAAAGTGGGATTTTAATAGACCTGATTATGGGATGATTCCAGCCTTTGAAGCATTCTTGAAAGAAGTTGGAGAGTATGGAGTAAAGTTTAAACTTTTATTCTTCAATAGTAGTAATATTACTCACTTTGCTTTTCCGATGGGGAAGGATAGTTATCTTTTTGTTATTTCAGTTCCGTTTATTAAGACGATGGACCTTTCTAAAACTCAGATATCTGCTCTTCTATATGAGGATCTTATAAGAGTGAAGCAAGGTCATTTCGAATCAATGATAAGTGCGACAACTTTATCTAAATTAAGAAATACAAACTTTTTTCAAAAGTTAGTTCCGAAAAAAGAAATTTCTGATCTTTTACAAGAAATTGATCAGATCGTGTATTCGAAGGGATTTAATTTTCAACAGCAGTATCAAGTGACTAAATACGTAAATACAGTACTACTTAATAATAAAAAGCTTTGGCAGAATTATTATACTTTAATTAATAAGATAGATGAGTTGACGAAAGGAAACCTTCTTTTCAAGAATTATGCAAAAATTTATCCTTCGCCAGAGTTACAAAAAAGCTGGATCGATCCAAGTAAAAAATAATGCTTACAAAAATCAATAATCGACTATCTTCATTTTATCCATTATTTGGCTTCTACTTTCTAGCCTGGGTGGTACATCTTATCATTATTTCGATAATATCGTTCTTCCATTTCAGATTAGACCATCGTTTGATAGTTATTGAGAATTGGATATTTGATTATGCTTGGACTCTAAGCTTAATGTCGAAGGTTATCGCATTTATTCTCTATTGGAGATATTTCTATGAGGATAGAATTAAGAACTTTACGGAGGCCTTTGAGTCATCAGCAAAGAAAAGTATCAATCCAGAAGTTTTAATCTTTACGATTATGAATTTCGCCTTATTGTCATTCTTTGTAAAACCTATCGTTCAAGAGAATGTCTTATTTTCTGCTGGCCCTTCGATTACGCATTACTTATCTGTATTCTTTGTGTTCTTTATTGATCTGATGGTGCTAAAGATATTTAGAAGAAATAAAGGTGAGTTGAATATTAAGGAAGTCGTTATCTGTAGTTCTTTCTTATACCTTTACAATATTGCTGTTTTTCCATTTGGCGAAAATCTAGGGATTTCATTTTATTCATTGATAGTACTGTTTTTTATTTATTATTTTGAATTTGGAAAATCCTATGTCAACTCCTCAATTTATGTCCTCCTTGTACTTTGCCCTCTGTTTGTTATTCTAGGAATAGATCCAGTATGGGGAAGTAAGTTTGCTTATTTTGAGCCGGCAACATCAATAAGAAGAGATGTTGTATTTGCTGTGTTACCAATTGTTACTTATGTATATTTTTCTTTTATAAGAAGGAGAACCTTGTGAATGAACATCAAACTTTAGATATTCTACAAATTATGCTTAATGCAAGTATTGTGGTGAAGGGCGACCTTTTACTACTTGTAATGGCTTCAATTGCATCGTGGGGAATCATTCTTAGAAAATCACTTCTATTTAAAAAAGTATTTGCTAATAATGAGGAATTTTACGATTCATTTCAAAAAGCAAGTTCAATGACAGAACTTTACGATCGTTGTGATAATTATGACGATTCACCTTACAAGAGATTATTCTGCGCTGGCTTCAAAGAGTTTAATAGACTTAGAGAAGCTAATGATGGAGATCTGATGAAGCTTAGAGCTCACTTTGTTGACTTTGGAATGCAGGGGATTGAAAGATCTTTGAATGCAACAAAAATCAAAGTTGAAGAAGAGCTAGGGGATTCTCTAACGACATTAGCTAGTATTGGTTCAATTACACCATTCGTGGGTCTTTTTGGGACGGTTTGGGGAATTATTGATTCATTTGCAAGTTTATCTATGGGAGGAGCAACTCTTGAGACGGTAGCTCCTGGTATTGCAGAAGCTCTTGTTGCAACGGCGATTGGTCTTGTTGCCGCAATCCCTGCGGTATGGTTCTACAATAAGTTTGGAAGTAGAAAAGCTAAAACGTCAGAATCAATGATTTATTTTGGCGAGGAATTTATAAACGAGTTAGAAAGAATAATTGCAAAGAAAACTCACGGGTAATTTATGGCATTTGGAAGCGGTGGAAATGGAAATGGTCCGGTCTCTGATATTAACGTAACCCCGTTAGTTGACGTAATGTTAGTATTGCTTGTTATCTTTATGATAACGGCACCACTTATGTTCAACGGGATTGAGCTTGTATTACCAAAGACTCAAGAATCAAATATCGTCAGTATAAATTCAAGTCAGGTAATTTTGAGTTATACAACTTCAGAGGAGTATTACTTAGGAAAAGAGAAGGTACTTCAATCTGAGATCATTTCTTTTATAAAGAGAGAATTACAAGAGACGAAATCTCAGACTCTTTTTTTAAGAGCTGACTACAAGCTTGATTATGGAAAAGTTGCAAAATTGATGTCTTATTTAAAAGCAAATGGGATTAATCAAATTGCATTAGTAACAGAGGTAGAGAAAGAGTAGTGGTTTATTATCGCAAAATTCCTTATCATCTAGTTTCTTTTGGAGTGCATGCGCTACTTTTCGCACTCTTTTTCTTATTTTCTAAGAACTCATTTTTTTCTAGTAGTCATGACGTTGATAAGTCAAAGATTCGAGTTGTCGGGAAGGCTATTCGAGTTGATGTGGTTGCAATGCCTAAAATGACGATTCAAGAACTGAAGAAGTATGACGAGGCCCCAGGGGATATTAATATTAAGCCACCAGAGCCGAAAAAAGTAGAGAATACAGGTGGTGATGAAAATACTGTTTTTAAAAAAGAAGTAAAAAAAGCTTCTTTTGCAGATATGTTAAAAGATTTAAGTAGTCGTGAGACAACAAAATCAAAAGCGAAGCCTGTCGCAAGAAAAAATGAAGAGCAGGCCGGAGCGGGTGGAATAAGTGGGGACAAGCTTAAAAAGATTATGTCTCTTGGAAATAGAATCAGTGAAGGCTCGGCCTTATATGGGAACGGAGGCGAAAACTCTGGCGATGAGCTTGATAAGTATGCTCTTTCAATAACTGATTTAGTTCGAAGAAATTGGTCACTGCCTGGATTTTTATCAAATAAAGATTTGAGTTGTCAGATTCAAGTCTTTATTTCAAAAACAGGAAAATTAATAAAAACAAATATCATCAAATCAAGCGGCAATACTGATTATGATCAACGAGCGCTAAACGCAATTTTAAAAGTAGGAAACTTTCCTGCTCCAAGTGAAGTCATTGCCAATCAAATATCAACAGGACAAATTGCGCTCGGATTCCCTCTATAAGGAGTAATGATGAAATTACTGATACTTTTAGCTTTATGCTTTAATTTTAATTCTTTTGCACAGAATTCACTAACTATTGTTTCTGTTGGGGATGCTCAAGTTGTTAAAGAAAAAGTTTTCGTAGAAGAACCTTATTTAAATGATGCGAGCTTGTCGTCATTAACGACTACGGGACAGAAGATTGCGGAAATTATTAGAAATGATTTTCGATTCTATCAAAACTATTTTGAAGTAGTGAAGGGGAGCTTCTCTAGGCAAGCATTTGGAACGGTTTCATATAGTGATAGAAAGGAGAAGGTGAATTACTCAATCCAACTTGGAATTTCTAAACTTGAAAATCCTGTTTTATCTGTAAAAGTTTTTAATATTGATAAAGAGTCAGAGATTGCGTCTTCTAATATTGATTTGAGACTAGATCAGAGACGAGTTGCTCACGAAGCAGCAAAGATTGCTTATAAAGCAATCGTTGGAAAAGACCCTATTTTTACAGATCGAATCTTCTTTGTATCTGACTATAGAATGCCAAATGGAATTAAAGAACTATTTGTGATGGACTTTGATGGGGCCAATATCAAACAACTTACTTTTCATAAAGGACTTGTTATATCGCCTGCAGTTTCTCCTGACGGAACAAAAGTACTTTATAGTTTGATTGATGAAAAGAATAAGGGGAGAGCAAAAAATAATAATCTCATGATGCTTGACCTAACAACAGGCAAGAGTGAAATCATTTCAAAAAAAGCAGGGATAAATTCGGGCGCTGTTTTCGCAGAGGATGGGCTGTCTATTTATGTGACTTTATCCATTCATGGAAATGCTGAAATATATCAAATGGAACTTGCTACAAAATCATTAAAAAGACTAACAAGAAACTTCGCTCCTGACGTTGACCCGTCAATTAATGCAAGTGGATCGCTAATGACGTTTCTTTCTGGTCGTCCAGGAAACCCTATGATTTATACGATGATCCCTACAAGCGAAGAAAATAGCGTAAAAAGAATCTCCTATGTTGGAAAATACAATGCTACCCCAAGATTCTCACCTGATGGGAAGGAGATTGTTTTTGCTTCATGGATGGATGAAAGATTCGATCTTTACAAGGTAAACAGTGACGGAAGCGCTCTGGGACGACTTACCAAAGATTTTGGGTCAAATGAAGACCCAGACTATTCAAAAGATGGACAGTTCATTATTTTTACAAATCAAAGGGTTATCTCTCGCTCTGAGGCCGTCCAAAATTTATACATTATGGACATCGAAGGTAAAATTCTAGGTGCTTTAACGCAAAATTTTGGAAAGTGTATAAGTCCTAGATGGTCTAAGTGATCGAAAATACGCAAAATGGTGTATTTTTTTCAAACACCCGAGTATTTTAGTCTTGTAAAAAATACAGACGCAGTGTATTATGAATTTAGATTAACGCACAGCGAAACAAGATTAAAATTAACGGGAGATATGACAATGACTAACTCACTGACTACAAAATCAACAAGAATTGAAGAATTATCGTCTAAACTTCTTTCAACTTTAAATGAGTCTGTTTTCTTTGGTGAGTTAACAAATTATGTTTCTGAGATCATTAAATCAGACGATATTCTTATCAATCTTATTCACGAAGATAATAGCTCAAGACTAGTAGCACATAACGGTAAAGCGATTGAGGATTCTGAAAGAATTGAAAAAGCAACTGGTGCATGTGGACATGTAGTAAAGTCTAGAAGAGCATACTTTTCAAATAACGTTAGTAGAGATCCAATCTTTGCGAACTCTTGTTCAAATGCTGTTGCTGAACTTTGTGTACCAGTATCAGTTGATGGTGTAATCATTGGAACAATCCACTTAAGAAGAAATTCTGAAGAAGTAAAATTTGAAAGAGAAGATATCAATACAGTACTAGAAATTTTAAGTGAAATTAAAGCACCACTTCTTAATATGAAGATGTTCCTTTCGGCTAAGTATTTAAATGAATCATTGGCAAGAAAGATTAAAGAAAAAGAAATGGAACTTCTAAAATCAAGAAATGGAATCCAAATTGCTGATACATACAAAATCTCTGAAAGAGAAATTATTGGTAAGTCAGCTATTATGAAAGAACTTATCTCAAGAGTTGATAGAGTTGCTGTAACTAACGCAAACGTACTAGTTAACGGTGAATCAGGTGTTGGTAAAGAAATGATCGCAAGAAGAATTCACTGTAGAAGTGAAAGAAGAGATCACGCATTTATCTCTGTTGATTGTTCAATGGGAACTGAAGAGCAACTAGAAGCAGAAATTTTTGGAAAAGAAGAACTAGACCTTGCAAGAGGATCAAGAACAATTAAAGGAATGGTAGAAGCTTGTGATGGTGGAACACTATTCGTAAATAATATCCATAGATTACCAGTAAGACTACAAGCTAAACTTGTAAGCTTTATGAGAGATGGAATCTTCTTTAGAGTTGGTTCTCAATCTCCACTTAAGTCTGATGTTAGAGTTATTGCAGCTTCTAACAAAGACCTTAAAGATATGGTTTCTGAAGGAACATTTAGAGAAGACCTATACTTTGTAATCGCAACTGTTGGTCTAAGAGTACCTTCTTTAAAAGAGAGAAGAGAAGATATTGAAGTACTTGCTAACTTCTTCTTAAATAAAGATAAGAATGTAGAAAATCAAAAATCAATGTCTCCTGGTGTTGTTAAACAACTTTTAGACTATAACTGGCCTGGAAACGTAAGAGAGCTTCAATCAATTATGGAAAGAGCATATATTCTTTCTCCAAGTTCAATCATCGAAAGAGATCACTTGGCAGATTGCGTAAAAGCTGAAGTAGTTGAAGTTGTTGAAACTGAGAAAGTAGAAATGAACTTTAGAGAGATGACTCTTAATGATCTTGAAAAGCACCACATTTGCCAAACTTTAGAGCATTTAAGTGGTAACAAGACAAAAACAGCTAAAGTTTTAGGAATTACAGTAAAAACTTTATATAATAAGCTTCACAGCTACGGTATGATTGACGCAAAAGAGGCGTAATCAAGAGAATTAATTGTAATATTGTTTTTAAAAAAGTAAAATATTCCGTGGAGGAAATTATATGACAACTGAATTAATCCAAGCTGAAGCAATTAAGAATACGAAGAATTTTAGAAATTCTGCAGATATTGAAAACTTCTACCGCTTTGTTCATGAAAATGACCTAAGATTTGAAGCAAAGAAAGTATTCGAGTTGATTATGCAAGCAATCAACGAAAAAACAAAAAAGAAAACTAGAAAATCTAGAAAAGTACAATAAATAAAATACAAAAAATCCCCTCAGCCGGAAGAGGGGATTTCTTTTGAGGCCAACATGGATGTTGTAAAAAGTAATATCGTATTTGATCCGTTATACGGATTTATCAATCTCACCCCACTTGAAGTAGAAATCATTCATAGTCCTTTTTTTCAACGTCTCAGATGGATTAAGCAATTAGGTTTTTCTTGTTATGTATTTCATGGCGCGGAACACTCACGCTATGGACACTCTATTGGAGTAATGCATAATGCTCATCATATTTTAAAGTCTTGTGGACGTGCTGTTTCTGACGAAGAATTACATGATCCAAAGTGTCTAACCAAAGAAGCGATTTATCATAAGGCCATTAGAGTATCAGCTCTACTTCATGATATTGGAACATTCTGTTTTTCTCATACAACAGAGATGGCATATATTAGATTCGGTGAAACAACTAATAAGCGTGGTGGAAAAGGTTTAAAAGATGATCATGAAAATCTTGGATCTTTTATAATCAAAAATACAAACTATGAAGGTGGTTTAACTTATATCCTTGAAAAGTATGGTATTGATCCACAAGAGGTTTCTGACCTAGTAAAAGGAGTGCATCCATCGGTAATGGCAAATCAAATTCTACATTCGGAAATTGATTGTGACAGAATGGACTATCTTCTAAGAGATGCTCACTATACAGGTTTAAAGTACGGAGCTTATGACCGTGATTATTTACTTCATCACTTTAAATCGATGAGAGTAGGTGATCATGATATTTTAACAATTAAGCACAACGCTCTTCACTGCGTAGAAGATTTTCTAAATGCAAGATTTGCTTGGTATTCGCAAGTAATTCGCTCTCCTCGTGGAGCACGGTATGATGCTATCGCAGAAAGAGTATGTTTCCATTTCTTAGAAAAAGGTTATGTGTACCGTTATAGCGATCTTCTCGATATGATCTCTAAAGAGCCGATGAAGTTCTTTGGATTCAACGATAGTTACTTTATGAATACTGTTCATGCTAAGTATATCGATGGCAGTCTCGATAATGTTCCAGATATTAAAGATATGGCGAAAACACTTCTTTTAAAAACTGGTGCGGTTTCTATTAAGGCCGATGAACTCAAGCAAGTTCTTCTCAATCAAGATGATATTAGTGGTAATGAGAAGGTTTTCAAGAAGGCCCATAATAAAGCGAAGCAAATCGAAGCTGTTATTCAGGAGAAAGGATCAAGTGCTGACTGGGTTCTTCCTGATATTCCTTCAAAGATGATTATCTTTGTGAAGTCTCCAAAGGCCATTGCAAAAGATAATAATATGTCCAATCTTTTACTTGAGAGAGATCCTGTTAAGATCAGTTATCAAAATGGTGACGTTAAACTATTAGCAGATGTTGAAAACTCTATTATTTCTAAGCTAAGTAGAAGCATGAGCTACACACCAAATGTTTTTTGCTCAAATAGTGCATTCGAACTTCTTGTGAAAGAGGGGATTGCGACGAGGATTCCATAAAAAAAGGAGCCTTCGAGCTCCTTTTTATTTTTATTTTCTTAAATTTTTTCTTCGCTCAATAAGTGGAGTGTAAACGCCTTCAAGACTATCGCCATTATATTTAATTTCTTCAAGCTCACCAGTTAATAATTTAACATCAGAAGTAACAAATAAAACTTCAATATAACTATCCAATGTTTGGTAGTTTCTAATGAATGCTTTCTCTTCAACTGGATTGTCTATATTGAGGAGAAGACAAATAATATTTGCGGAACCCTGTGGTTGAGTCATGCGTGGGATCATAAAACTAAGATCATCAACAAGATTACCTAAAAGCTCTTCACGCTGTTCTTGATCATCAGGAAGAAACTTATTATTTATACTAAAGAATGTTGCTTCAACACCCATATATGCATGTGTCTTCTTATCGATTGATAAGAGAGCAATACTCTCATCACTTGGAGAAATAAGGTACTGCTTAGTTAATTCATCATAGAATGGAGTAAAAACAAAGTTATCAAAGTGGCTGCCATTATGGTTGATACCAATAACATTGATTCTCTCTGAGTTTGAAACTTCTTTAATAAATTGGCCGAGCATAATTGGATATACTGTTTGTCCATTTGATTCGGCTACAGCTTGAGCACGGTCGGTATAAGCTAGAAAAACTGAAAGACCCAGATCTTTTAGTTCAGCCCTCTTAAAACATTCTCCATCTTGAATAGAGTAGACGATATCGTAAAAAGATAGCGTAACTTCATTCTGAGTTAAAAGTGACTTGAGTAGGCTAGGTCTTTTAAAATCTGATCCAATTTTCTGTAACATTTTATCCTCTATTCAGCTTTCTGATATATTGTTAACCCATCGTGGGTAACTCTTTTTAAATCAATATCAAGTCCAATTAAGCTTTCGCCGTTTCCAAGAACAAGAAATCCTCCAGGCTTTAAAGACTTCGTGATATTCTTAAGAATTGCTTCCTTATTATCCTTGTCTTGATAAATAAGAACATTACGACAAAAAATAATGTGGTAATTGTTCTCTTTGAATTTTCCTGTTAGGAGATTAAATTCAAAGAATTTTACCTTCGATCTTAATTCCTTACTGACTTCCCAGTTCTCATCAGGAAGTTGTTCAAAGTATTTCATTAGAGTCGTAATTGGTAAACCACGTTGAACGTCCAGACCGTTATATATTCCTTTTTTAGCCTTATCAAGAGCTGTTTGAGAGATGTCTGAGGCTTCAATCATGACGCGAGGAAAGAAGCTCTTGTCCTTCATATCATTAATAGACATAAGAATTGAGTAAGACTCTTGACCAGTACTCGCTGCACAACTCCAGATATTGAAAAGTCCCATTGTATACTTTTGGGCCAATTCCGGAAGCATTAGAGTGGTTAGGGCCTTGAAAGGTTTATTGTCTCTAAAAAAATAGGTCTCGTTATTTGTAGAAAAATTAATAAGAACAGCGTGCATATCAGGAGTGATATTTGCCTTATACATCTTATATAATTCTTCAACAGTGTTCACTTCAAAAACCTCTAAGAGATCCTTAAATCGTGAATCAAGGCGATAGTAATCCTTCTCTAAGTAGGTGATTCCAGTGTGCTGATAAATATAATCAGCAAAGAACTTGTAAATTTCATTACTTGTAGCCATTTTTTCTCCAAAATTCGATACTGATATAAGTATATGTCTATCTATCAGGATTAATATGAGGAAAATCATTTCGGGGGAGATTTATCGTGTATTATTTCCTGACTTTTTTTGTCTTTTAAACAAAGTTTTGAAAAAAAATCAAAAATGTACTACAATAATTAAAGGTCCAAGGACCATAGATTCAAGTTAGGATGATTTGAATAATTAGAAAGGATTCTGCAAATGATATCAGAAGGTTACCGCCAAACTCCGGATAGTCTCTTCAGTGAGCCTCATCACCAAAGCCAGACACTTTTTAGATTAGACAACGTAAGAGTTAGTTATCGTGATTTCGATGCTCTTAGAGATGTAAATTTACAAATTCGTTCAGGCGAAATTATTTTTTTAACAGGTGCCTCTGGAGCAGGTAAGACAACATTATTAAATGTACTTGCTGGTAATATCAGACCGAGTTCTGGAAAGATTCAATCTTCTAATAATCAGTTCGTTGCCCAAGTTTTTCAGGACTTGAAATTGATTGAGCGCTTAACATGTAGAGAGAACCTACAATTTGCATTTGATCCATCTATTTATAAAAATAAAAAAGAATTTGATTCTGATCTTGAAGAATTAGCAAAAATCATGGGTATAAGTAATCGCCTTGATTCGAAATTATCTGAAGCAAATGGCGGTTTGAAGCAGAAAATTTCGATTGTAAGAGCATTATTAACAAGACCTAGCGTGTTTCTAGCTGATGAACCAACGAGTTCTCTTGATTATGAAAATGCGAAGAGATTTTTTGACCTTCTTAATATCTATAACGTGAAAAGAAAAATGACTGTGGTATGGGCATCTCATAATAGAGAGCTAGTTCAAAAATTTAGTGGAAGAATTATTCATTTAGATAAAGGTAGATTGATTCATTCGGGGCATGCATGTTTTATATAAGCGAAACGTATAATTTTATAAGAAAGAATATTGCTAAAACTTTAGTTCTAAGTTTTTTCTCAATAGTTTTATTATTCGGCTTTTGTAACTTTACTTATTTTCAAGGTGAAATTTCTAAAAGACTACCAAGTGTCGAAAATCAGCACTACTTTAATGCTCTTGTTGATCACAAGATCAATGTCTTCTCAATCAAAAGAAAAATTGAAGAACTTCCAGGTGTGACAAAGTTTGAAGTCCTAGGAGATGAGGTAACCAAATCGTACCTTGAAGATCTAAATACAACTTTAAACCTTTCAGAAGAAGAACTAGTTGAGCTTAGTAATATGATTACTATTAAGGTTTCAATGACTCCTGAGTTAAACGAGTCATCAATTAGTTTGATTAGAGAGTATATGAACCGCTTAGCTGGTTCCCAGAACATCATGCTTGGAGGAGTTAAAAAGAAAATCAATAATGAGGTAGTTTTTAAAAATCTCATCAGTATTATAAAAAAATGGCCACTTCAAATAGCTCTTAGTGTTCTCTTAGCTTTTTGGATGGTGAGTTTCCTAAGTATTAGAAATGAAATAAAGAAAGTTTCTTTTATTATTGAAAATTTTCAACGTAAAA
The Bacteriovorax sp. Seq25_V genome window above contains:
- a CDS encoding SH3 domain-containing protein, producing MKKVLAMMTFISLISTVSASSKTMFLNTPYGQIHQNASRVSRIITTFECGQPLKLVRTEEQFSFVTYANYEGYIFSKHLVSEKPKDCYQDKYRKFFEELNLGISDMHYWAKLQDLIVEGSSMP
- the tolQ gene encoding protein TolQ gives rise to the protein MNEHQTLDILQIMLNASIVVKGDLLLLVMASIASWGIILRKSLLFKKVFANNEEFYDSFQKASSMTELYDRCDNYDDSPYKRLFCAGFKEFNRLREANDGDLMKLRAHFVDFGMQGIERSLNATKIKVEEELGDSLTTLASIGSITPFVGLFGTVWGIIDSFASLSMGGATLETVAPGIAEALVATAIGLVAAIPAVWFYNKFGSRKAKTSESMIYFGEEFINELERIIAKKTHG
- a CDS encoding biopolymer transporter ExbD, whose protein sequence is MAFGSGGNGNGPVSDINVTPLVDVMLVLLVIFMITAPLMFNGIELVLPKTQESNIVSINSSQVILSYTTSEEYYLGKEKVLQSEIISFIKRELQETKSQTLFLRADYKLDYGKVAKLMSYLKANGINQIALVTEVEKE
- a CDS encoding cell envelope integrity protein TolA, whose amino-acid sequence is MVYYRKIPYHLVSFGVHALLFALFFLFSKNSFFSSSHDVDKSKIRVVGKAIRVDVVAMPKMTIQELKKYDEAPGDINIKPPEPKKVENTGGDENTVFKKEVKKASFADMLKDLSSRETTKSKAKPVARKNEEQAGAGGISGDKLKKIMSLGNRISEGSALYGNGGENSGDELDKYALSITDLVRRNWSLPGFLSNKDLSCQIQVFISKTGKLIKTNIIKSSGNTDYDQRALNAILKVGNFPAPSEVIANQISTGQIALGFPL
- a CDS encoding PD40 domain-containing protein codes for the protein MKLLILLALCFNFNSFAQNSLTIVSVGDAQVVKEKVFVEEPYLNDASLSSLTTTGQKIAEIIRNDFRFYQNYFEVVKGSFSRQAFGTVSYSDRKEKVNYSIQLGISKLENPVLSVKVFNIDKESEIASSNIDLRLDQRRVAHEAAKIAYKAIVGKDPIFTDRIFFVSDYRMPNGIKELFVMDFDGANIKQLTFHKGLVISPAVSPDGTKVLYSLIDEKNKGRAKNNNLMMLDLTTGKSEIISKKAGINSGAVFAEDGLSIYVTLSIHGNAEIYQMELATKSLKRLTRNFAPDVDPSINASGSLMTFLSGRPGNPMIYTMIPTSEENSVKRISYVGKYNATPRFSPDGKEIVFASWMDERFDLYKVNSDGSALGRLTKDFGSNEDPDYSKDGQFIIFTNQRVISRSEAVQNLYIMDIEGKILGALTQNFGKCISPRWSK
- a CDS encoding sigma-54-dependent Fis family transcriptional regulator, whose translation is MTNSLTTKSTRIEELSSKLLSTLNESVFFGELTNYVSEIIKSDDILINLIHEDNSSRLVAHNGKAIEDSERIEKATGACGHVVKSRRAYFSNNVSRDPIFANSCSNAVAELCVPVSVDGVIIGTIHLRRNSEEVKFEREDINTVLEILSEIKAPLLNMKMFLSAKYLNESLARKIKEKEMELLKSRNGIQIADTYKISEREIIGKSAIMKELISRVDRVAVTNANVLVNGESGVGKEMIARRIHCRSERRDHAFISVDCSMGTEEQLEAEIFGKEELDLARGSRTIKGMVEACDGGTLFVNNIHRLPVRLQAKLVSFMRDGIFFRVGSQSPLKSDVRVIAASNKDLKDMVSEGTFREDLYFVIATVGLRVPSLKERREDIEVLANFFLNKDKNVENQKSMSPGVVKQLLDYNWPGNVRELQSIMERAYILSPSSIIERDHLADCVKAEVVEVVETEKVEMNFREMTLNDLEKHHICQTLEHLSGNKTKTAKVLGITVKTLYNKLHSYGMIDAKEA
- a CDS encoding HD domain-containing protein, producing the protein MDVVKSNIVFDPLYGFINLTPLEVEIIHSPFFQRLRWIKQLGFSCYVFHGAEHSRYGHSIGVMHNAHHILKSCGRAVSDEELHDPKCLTKEAIYHKAIRVSALLHDIGTFCFSHTTEMAYIRFGETTNKRGGKGLKDDHENLGSFIIKNTNYEGGLTYILEKYGIDPQEVSDLVKGVHPSVMANQILHSEIDCDRMDYLLRDAHYTGLKYGAYDRDYLLHHFKSMRVGDHDILTIKHNALHCVEDFLNARFAWYSQVIRSPRGARYDAIAERVCFHFLEKGYVYRYSDLLDMISKEPMKFFGFNDSYFMNTVHAKYIDGSLDNVPDIKDMAKTLLLKTGAVSIKADELKQVLLNQDDISGNEKVFKKAHNKAKQIEAVIQEKGSSADWVLPDIPSKMIIFVKSPKAIAKDNNMSNLLLERDPVKISYQNGDVKLLADVENSIISKLSRSMSYTPNVFCSNSAFELLVKEGIATRIP
- a CDS encoding protein-glutamate O-methyltransferase CheR → MATSNEIYKFFADYIYQHTGITYLEKDYYRLDSRFKDLLEVFEVNTVEELYKMYKANITPDMHAVLINFSTNNETYFFRDNKPFKALTTLMLPELAQKYTMGLFNIWSCAASTGQESYSILMSINDMKDKSFFPRVMIEASDISQTALDKAKKGIYNGLDVQRGLPITTLMKYFEQLPDENWEVSKELRSKVKFFEFNLLTGKFKENNYHIIFCRNVLIYQDKDNKEAILKNITKSLKPGGFLVLGNGESLIGLDIDLKRVTHDGLTIYQKAE